ttccttggattaacaacctcgccggttgtaaccaagtaaaagttgtgagcctcttcttttagctgattcctttatttcaatttatataagtgttcttttaaaagtccgagaagagtatttgtttttatattgtgtagggttattcaacccaccttttagccggccaccaagggaccaacaagtggtatcagagtcaagacgcttcaggaggactaactaccgatcgaagcaaagacgatggtaggaccaagcatatacccgcCGAAGTTCGAGAGAGAGTTCGCTGctagaaaaagcgaatgcagatattttttaaaactgatttcgatTTACTTCTAATAATGGAATTCGATTTTATAGCTCTGGAAGGTAAAGAAAAACACCAATGgatggcaaagcagagttccatctgctgagcatccttccaccacaagaagtcaatcagatCAACAACTATGACTCatcaaaggagctttgggagaagttccttgagctacacgaagggacgtccaaagccaagctcgcgagacgggacttacttcgcaaccggCTCACCAACCTGCGATTTGAAGAAAATGAAATGATTGCACGCCTTCAttcgaggatcaaggagctcatcactagactttcaaatctcggagaaaaggtaagtaaccgagattcgctaaggtacgcactcaatgcattccctaggaatacaaaatggacatcactagtagatgtcttctatATCTTTAAGGACTtggaatctattaccttagaaaatttgttttcaacatttgaagtgcatgaatcaataTCACAAGCTTCATTCAATCTGAACAAGTTCAAGAGACATGTTTACGACATAAATTTTGGCAAACAAATGTCAACATCatccataaataaaaaaaacaaatgtcAACATCATCCATAATTACATTTCTTTATCACATTACAACACTAGTACTACTTAACTAGGCCAAccaacaaataaaagaaatatatagCCAAAAGAATTAAGTTCACTATCACTAATATCCATACCATAAGCGGTACATTCCAATTTCCCATATTATGATCAGGATAAGCAATGTGTTCACTCCCCACCCTTGACTCCGCTCTTGGCAACATCCTAAAATGTATATCATTAGTGTCTTCATTTAGTATAGTATCAGATCTCACCCACTTTAACCATCCATGATGCTTACATCCATAATATAGTTTTCCTGGATTCTTGCAGTCCCTGCATTGCACAGTTTCATATTTGGTATGGTTGATGCTGCTGTTACTTGATGATGTTATTCAAGCACAACCTAAAAAGTaaaatttgaccaaattaagCTAAACAATGACAATTTGCTTAAGTAATGGGAAATCACACAATTTTATGATAAATTTGACCAATTTGCATTAAAAGTAGCCACAATTTGtattaaaatacctaaattttatgacatcatattttgtaaTAAGTAAATATCAATGTTTATAGTGAGACAAATTAATGAAAAAGTGTCATGAAGCAGTAATAGATTCATGATAACGGACCAATGTCATTTTGAAGAATGCAATCATGAAGATTAAGAAATGATAATGAATAGATGCTATATAATAATCAGACAACTGATGTTATCCAACTAAAAAATAAATGTTACGGTCAACAAAAACAAGTAGCAGGTTAGGAAACCCACGGTTGTCACCATGATGGAAATAAGCAAGTCATACATCACATCAAGCCTAAAATTTCCTTCAATTCACAAAAAAGTGAAACATTTTCATGATAACATATTTGAAAATGAGGACAAAATTACTCCTTGTTAAAGAGGACTTATTTGTTTATGTTAAAGAGGActtatttgaaaatgaaataatcTTCTTTAGTTCATGTGCTAGTCATTCATAATCACTCCTTGCAGCACAAAATTACAACACAAtaattatatatcattttaatgtataATATGATACAATTGATTTTTTGACTTGATGATATAgtgtcaaataaaaaaaattaagtgatgTCACATAACAAATCACAAATTCATCTACACTGATATTGTTAATTGATATCACATTGATCATGCACTTATTATAAAATCAAAACTGCAAGTTCAATTAAATTCTCTTACTTGAACAAAATACTATCATTGGAAAAATTTGAAGAGTCAATATGAACAAAGTCCTAAGACCGAACATCAATTAGGTGCGGACGCTGCTACAGTTTCAAACAGATACCataaaaaaaacagaaacaataACATTTATAAAAATGAGGTTTTACCTGCAATGAAATTCGTCGTGCTGAGAGACGGTAACCCTAGATACACCGACGGCTTCTGGACGAGGAAGGCTGCGGCAAGTGAGGGACGGGAACCCTAGCTCCGTGGAGTTTGCCTGCGGAACGATTCGTGCGGAACGCTAGCTCCGTGAAATTTGTCGTGTTGAGAGACAGGAACCCTAGATACACCGACGGCTTCTGGACGAGGAAGGCTGCGACAAGTGAGGGGCGGGAACCCTAGCTCCGTTCCATAAGTCGAGACGAGGTCGTCGGGGGCGTCGATCATGAGCAGAACTTGCAAGCCAGGGAAGCGGAGGGCGGCGGAGTCTTCTGTTCTGCTCACGGCGAAAGCGAGAAGAAGAGCGAGGATTTTCATTGCGGCGGTGGATTTTTGTTGCGACGAGTGCGTCGCAACGAATGAGGAATGAGGAAGGAGGACTCTTCGACGAAAGAGGAAGGAGTACGTTTCGGCGGGTGCGTCGCGACGAAGGAGGACGCGGTGAGTCAGACTGTAGTATAAAGGGAGACGCAAGGTCGCGACGACGTCGGTCGCGAGCTGGACTTGCGAGGGAGGGAAGCGGAGGGCGGCGGAGTCTCCTGTTCTCTCGACGCAAGGCCGCGAGCAAAACCCGAAGTAGAGAGTGGCGGAGGCGAGAAGGGAGGCGAGGGGAAGATTTGTACGCGTTAGAAATTAGGGCTAGGATAAAAATCTGACGCGGAAAAAAAAAGTTGACATGGAAGCTCCATAGAGGGTCCATTCAGAGtaacgtatatatatatatatatatatatatatatatatatatatatatatatatatatatatatatatatatatatatatatatatataaaaagaaagaaattaaacTGCACACTGACGTCAAGTGCAGGATATTTATCTTCAACCACGAATTGACCTACGAGTGTATTAACGAACATTGAATATCGTGGGTCGGGGCCACACCACGGACACGCCTTCTTTAGGGCCTTGGATTGAGTGCGTTCTTAGCAAGGAGCCGATGGGGGCGAACGATCGCATCTGCTCGCCGTTGACGATGGCCCCTCGATCAGCCACTtccgtcgtcgtcgtcttcttcttcttcctgttcAATTCCTCCTCCGCCGCTGATGCCGccgccggcggcggcggcggcggcaatgACAATCTGACGGCCTATGAGGCCCTCGCATCGTACGACTTACCACCGGGACTTCTACCCCAGGGCGCCCTCGGGTATGACCTCAATGCTCCCACCGGAGCCTTCTCCGCCTACCTCAACGGCACCTGCAGTTTCTCCCTCGATGGCTCCTACCAGCTCCGCTACAAATCCACCATCACCGGCGTCATCTCGCCCGGCCGCCTCTCCGACCTCCACGGCGTCAGCGTCAAGATCCTCCTTTTCTGGGTCAACATCATCGAGGTCCGCCGCCTCACTGACTCCCTCCGCTTCTCCGTCGGCATCGCCTCCGCCGACTTCGCCATGAGCAACTTCTACATCTCCCCCCGCTGCGGCTGCGGCTTGAACTGCCCCGACGACCACGATTCGTATGAGGCTGTCCGGTTCCCCCTCCGACTCCCTGGCCTTCACCGCGATGCGGTGAGCCGTTCATGAGATCTGTTAGGGTAAGTATCAATTAGGGATTTGCCAAATCTTGCCCTAAAATTTGCGATCTATATCTACAAGTAAAGATTTCAATCTCGATATGTATGATTGTGAATCGAAGCCCGATGATCTCTGATTATCTAGTAAAATAGGGCTTTGTTATGTCATCTCAGTGCTTGGCTTGAAATTTTAGTAAAATCTTGCTTCTACTTTATGATCTTTATCATCATCTTCCTTGATATATCTGCATTCACTGGTGCCAAAAGACAGAAACATCATCGAATCAATCATGAACTATTAACCTCCTTGTTTATCTGTAATACTATTGGATCCATTAGTATCTGTTTCATTCATTACTCAGGTTTCCTCCTAATCACAGTCAACATCATTCTAATTTTCACTAGTTGACCGATCGAAGGGATTTATCGCACTAAGTTAGGGAGTTATTTTGTTGGGTCGGAGTAAGATATGGTAGAAGAGCGGATCCTCACCAATGCGAGGTCAGAAATATCTCTTTATATCATGAGGATATCgtacacatcttaaagatgtcatgaccTCGGATTGACAAGAAGACATAGGGACAGAGATGAAGCAGAGAATTCAAACTACACCAATCCAATGCATGCAAGTGGTCCTCCACTGGTCGGGTTGAATGTGGTCAATCCTTGCTTAAATGAATTAAGTGAGGATTATAttcattttaaacttttttttatattttattctcaAGTTATGTGAaggaaaataaattaagttaGTTTATAATTGACTACTAAATGGTTAGGAGACAGGAGGAGTTTTCCTCTAAGAGTATATATTTGTCAGAAATTGATCTATGTTTTATTATGATAAatttatcatcctctaatcaattgaACATCtcataaagataaaaaaaaaaatatctattatAATAAAAAGTGATTACATTCACATCAGACATCTCTTATAATTAGGGATGTaatcaagccgagccgagccgaactctttgatgtttgagtttgtctcgtttataatcgagctgagctcgagctttatttaacgaatatattcatggctcacgaacttattcgagcttttatcgagcctaaacgagattaataaatataaattataaatttaaatattcattaaaaaaataaattatatatttaaaaaaaaattataatatttttgttaaaatttataattttattctaataaataaatttaatatatttgtctatgtttttcataagtagagtgtaaaatatataaattcaatatcaaaactattattatttttatttaaaaaattgatttatgagcttaacgaacatgttcacgagctaacgagtcgaatattgtgaagcttgagcttggtttatttatcttaacgagcctcattaaacgagctcaaacgaatttttatcgaatcgagcttcgaatagctcacgaacgatttgactcatttacatccctgcttataatatgtttttaaattataTGAAAGAGGGTAAATGTAAATTTGTAATCAACCTGTAAGTAATTAGGAGATGGAGGggagtttttaaatttataatcaaCTGCCAAGTGATTAGAAAATGGGAGGAATTTTTTCTGAAGGGTACACATCCAAAATTGATCACTATATAAAAGGGTTaataactttaagctcccctgaATTTTATAGCAAGTTACATTTTGCTCTCCTCTATTTAAAAACTTACACTCAACCCTCCTTTGACATGaagtaaaaaggaaaaaaaaaaaaagtaaatgacCAAAATAATCCTAACCTAAATAAGACTTCTagaagaaattgaaaataaaaataaaaaaatttcacaaaatCGTTGAAAGTTTAACCTTAACCCAACCTGATTTATATATAAGTCCAAAATTTCACTTGTTCCTAAAAAAATATCCTCAGAAAATTCATATATGCACTAGCATAAACAATAGAAAAACAGTAACTCTGAATTCtaaattaatgaatcaaaattaaatgaagatagaataaaatttatcattaaaaatcaaaatgacgaccatttatgatttagaaaaaaatcacccttttaatttttgcccaaaagtaaattttcatttcaaaacaacACCCTCTTGAAATGAAAAGTATTTTTAgctgttttgaaatgaaaatttacttttggacaaaaattaaaagggtgATTTTTTTCTAAATCGTCAAAGGgtcttcattttaatttttaatgataaattttatttcatcttcatttaattttgatttattaatttagaattttggctttttttatttgataaaatGAGTTTTTGACTGATTATTCCTTTTCAGGGTTGCTGTCTTTCTATTGTTTATACTTTGACTGATTATTCCTTTCATAGTTGCTATCAGTACATGTATGAATTTTGTGAGGATACTTTTTCTAGGAACAAGTAAAATTTTGGGCCTATATATAAATCAGATTTGGTTAAGGTTAAACTTTCAACGGtcttatggattttttttttttttcatttttttctagaAGTCTGATTTAGGTTAGGATTATTTtggtcatttatattttttttcctttttacttCATGTTAAAGAGAGGTTGAGTGTAGTTTTTTTAATAGAGGGAGGTAAAATGTAATTTCCTATAAAATTTAGGGGGCTTAAAGTTATTAACCCTATATAAAATGAGTTAGTTTAGCTGTTATCAAATTAATCGATAATGATGAAATCATTGGATTGATATTAAATAATAGAATCAGTTTATCGATTGATATTGGATAATGAAATTAGTTTATTTTATCAGTCAGATATGTCAGTTGACTATAAGATGATATTTTAGTTTCAGAATTAATTGAATTGAACTTTCAGAATTTAATTCTACTTAATTTATCTTTTACTCACTCCCTTAATAATCTATTAGTTCTATCCATTGTGTTGGTAGGAGAATTTCTTATGGGATAGGCATCAGCCTAACCCCTCTATATAAAAATAGGGGTGTAAATAAGTCAAGCCACTCGTGAGCTCTTCGAAGCTCGATtcaataaaagctcgtttgagttcgtttaatgaggctcgttaagataaacaaattaagctcaagcttcacaatattcggcttgttagctcgtgaacatgttcgttaagcttatgaatcaatttttaaataaaaaaataatagttttgatattaaatttatagattttacactctacttatgaaaaacatagataaatatattaaatttatttattagaataaaattataaattttaaccagaatattataattttttaaaaatatattatttaatttttaataaatattaaatttataatttatatttattaagctcgtttaggctcgataaaagctcgaataagctcgtgagccatgaatatattcattaaataaaactcgagctcagctcgattataaacgagtcaaactcaaatatcCAAGAGTTCGATTCAGCTCGATTACACCCTTACATACAAATATGGCATGATTTTTGTGATATAATTACTCTTATTAagttggtgttttttttttttttttttttttgaaaaatggcaCATTTTTTTATTGGAAAAAATGCAACATTTTGTGATGCTTAAAAAGTTAAATTTTGGTTTGATTTAATTGGCGAGAGAGCAACTTTTTCCAAACTCTTGACTCACCCACCACATTCCACACCTACCATTAAAGTGCACCATAAACCTAACCTAACCTACCTTgatgcatattttatttttttaaaacatttgattaatattaaaaaattatttttatcaaaatgtctatttgttatttaaaattattgtttaaataatagaaaaaaatatttaagcaaTAAATTGGGAACCTTAGTGGCTCGGCTCTTAggctatatttttttaaaaaatatgtatataataaataaattttgcgTTAAATTTTAATTGGATTTGACTCGTCGAATGAACGCACTGAACCGGACCGAAATTAGACCAGA
This window of the Zingiber officinale cultivar Zhangliang chromosome 3B, Zo_v1.1, whole genome shotgun sequence genome carries:
- the LOC122055747 gene encoding uncharacterized protein LOC122055747; this encodes MGANDRICSPLTMAPRSATSVVVVFFFFLFNSSSAADAAAGGGGGGNDNLTAYEALASYDLPPGLLPQGALGYDLNAPTGAFSAYLNGTCSFSLDGSYQLRYKSTITGVISPGRLSDLHGVSVKILLFWVNIIEVRRLTDSLRFSVGIASADFAMSNFYISPRCGCGLNCPDDHDSYEAVRFPLRLPGLHRDAVSRS